CGCGACAGGCACCCCGCCGCCACGGAAACCGGACCGCTTGCCAGCGGGGGCAGGACGCTTGAAGCCGGTGCCGTCGCCGGCTTCGTCGAAATCGGACCGATCCTCCTGCCCGTGACCGTTCCCGATGCCGGAACGATCGACGAAATCCACGCCCATACCGATGAACTGATCGGCTACGGCGACACCGTCCTGACGATGGAGCCTTCCCGATGAGCGTTCAGCACGCCGCCCCCGTCTCCATCGGGCCCGATACGGACGCGCGGGCAAGAATCTCTTTCATCGGCACGCGTGCGTTCCTCATCGAGGCCCCCGGCGCCTTCGACCTGCCGAACCAGCGACGCATCTGGGCGCTGTCGCATGCACTCGAAACACACCCCGCTGTCGCCGAGATCGTGCCGGGCATGACGAACCTGCTGGTTATTTTCAAGGAGACACCGGACGCGCCTGATGCGGTCGTCCGCGATCTTCAGGAAGAATGGCGGCGTGCACGGAGCGTCGACCTGGCGGGACGCGAGATCGAGATCGCCGTTACCTATGGCGGCGAACATGCAGGCGACCTGCCCGCGCTGTGCGACCTCTCGCGCCTCTCCGACCGCGAAGTCGTGCGCATCCACCACGAAGGCACCTACCGGGTCTTCGCGCTCGGCAGTGCGCCGGGCTTCGGCTACCTGCACGGGCTCGATCCGCGCATCCACATGCCGCGCAAGACCGTGCCCTCGCTGCATATGGCGCGCGGCTGCGTGACCATCGGCGGCATGCAGACGGGCGTTGCCGTGCTGACCGGACCGAACGGCTGGAATTCCATCGGCTTTGCCGAATTGCAGATGTTCGATCCGCTGGCGGCATCTCCCGCCGTCATGGCCCCCGGCGATACCGTGCGTTTCCGTCCCGAAAGGATCGAACTGTGATCGAGATCGTCGCAACGGGTCCCTTGAACACCGTCCAGGACCTCGGCCGTCCCGGCTATCGCAATATCGGCGTCACGGCCTGCGGCGCGATGGACACGCTTGCGCTGAGGATCGGCAACGTCCTCGTCGGCAATCCGCCCGAGGGCGCCGGCATCGAAGTGCAGACCTTTCCCTTCCGCGTGCGCTTTTCCGGCCGGACCGTCTTCGCGCTCACGGGCGCAGATTGCCGGGCGACGCTCGACGGCGTGCCGCTGCCGCCCTGGTGGACGACGGAAGCGCAACCGGGTCAGATGCTGGAACTCTCGCCGCCCGTGAAGGATG
This genomic stretch from Roseateles sp. XES5 harbors:
- the pxpB gene encoding 5-oxoprolinase subunit PxpB: MSVQHAAPVSIGPDTDARARISFIGTRAFLIEAPGAFDLPNQRRIWALSHALETHPAVAEIVPGMTNLLVIFKETPDAPDAVVRDLQEEWRRARSVDLAGREIEIAVTYGGEHAGDLPALCDLSRLSDREVVRIHHEGTYRVFALGSAPGFGYLHGLDPRIHMPRKTVPSLHMARGCVTIGGMQTGVAVLTGPNGWNSIGFAELQMFDPLAASPAVMAPGDTVRFRPERIEL